In one Lolium rigidum isolate FL_2022 chromosome 3, APGP_CSIRO_Lrig_0.1, whole genome shotgun sequence genomic region, the following are encoded:
- the LOC124697734 gene encoding proteasome subunit beta type-2-like translates to MDSVFGVVGGGFAVVAAGTSAKRSSYVFSNPDHDRVTRLGSHLLLGVSGVHGDCLRLRDETRASVSTEKISSAAGAADAARGAVLACAQSANAMIASYDTSEGPTMYAVGGTAPPHRVEKYGAAGCGAGLCTPVMDEHYRPGMTVKEAVAIVDRCIKQVRRLGLASFVIMVVDKDGAREYARRIVKPKADMEKTT, encoded by the exons ATGGACAGCGTGTTCGGGGTGGTGGGGGGTGGCTTCGCGGTGGTGGCCGCCGGCACCTCCGCCAAGCGGAGCAGCTACGTGTTCAGCAACCCCGACCACGACAGGGTCACGCGCCTCGGCTCCCACCTGCTTCTCGGCGTGTCCGGCGTCCACGGCGACTG CCTGCGGTTACGAGACGAGACGAGGGCGAGCGTGAGCACCGAGAAGATTTCCAGCGCCGCCGGGGCCGCTGACGCCGCACGGGGGGCGGTGCTCGCCTGCGCTCAATCCGCCAACGCAATGATCGCTAGCTACGACACGTCGGAGGGCCCGACGATGTACGCCGTGGGCGGCACCGCGCCGCCGCACCGGGTGGAGAAGTACGGGGCTGCCGGGTGCGGGGCGGGCCTCTGCACGCCGGTGATGGATGAGCACTACCGCCCCGGCATGACAGTGAAGGAAGCGGTGGCGATCGTCGACCGGTGCATTAAGCAGGTCCGGCGGCTCGGGCTCGCCAGCTTCGTGATCATGGTCGTGGACAAGGACGGGGCCAGGGAGTACGCCAGGCGCATAGTAAAGCCGAAGGCCGATATGGAGAAAACAACTTAG
- the LOC124700885 gene encoding cupincin-like: MKTSVATSPLLALALVLSLCLSLSFASREEVGWRRGEEGGREEWGKGQSSSEGGRPYHFGEESFREWARTRHGHFKVLERFDDELLRGSVGDYRVACLDAAPRAFLQPSHYDADEIFYVKEGEGVLVVLRNGRRESFCVREGDVMVIPAGSIVYSANTHRSRWFRVVMLLNPVATPGRFEEFFPIGGQGMESFFRAFSDEVLQAAFNSRREELESMRGQSKGEIWQASEEQIRELSRSCSRGGRGGGGSGSSKEEEIKPRSLPSQKPLYSNKHGRMHMITGDECRHLRDLDMEVGIANITRGSMLAPRYTTRATKIAVVVEGSGYFEMACPHKTDSSGRSERRERSEHGREEEEEQEQEQKKSRGYRQVRAQIKEGSVIVLPAGHPATFVAGNEGNLAVICFGVGSSNDEEVFLTGGNSLLKQLDAPAKTILFGEQGREAADRVIGAQTESVFLRGPQQQHQHGGGVSDM; the protein is encoded by the exons ATGAAGACATCAGTAGCAACATCGCCATTGCTAGCGCTAGCCCTCGTCCTCTCCCTCTGCCTCTCCCTCTCGTTCGCGTCGAGGGAAGAGGTAGGAtggagaaggggagaagaaggaggacgtGAGGAATGGGGAAAAGGGCAATCCTCCAGCGAGGGTGGCCGGCCGTACCACTTCGGGGAGGAGAGCTTCCGTGAATGGGCGCGCACGCGCCACGGCCACTTCAAGGTGCTGGAGCGGTTCGACGACGAGCTCCTGCGCGGCTCCGTCGGCGACTACCGCGTGGCGTGCCTGGACGCAGCGCCGCGCGCGTTCCTGCAGCCCAGCCACTACGACGCCGAcgagatcttctacgtgaaggaAGGCGAGGGCGTGCTGGTGGTGCTGAGGAATGGGAGGCGGGAGTCGTTCTGCGTGAGGGAGGGCGACGTGATGGTAATCCCGGCGGGATCCATCGTGTACTCCGCCAACACCCACCGGTCCAGGTGGTTCCGCGTCGTCatgctcctcaaccccgtcgccaCGCCCGGCCGCTTCGAG GAGTTCTTCCCGATTGGAGGCCAGGGCATGGAGTCATTCTTCAGAGCCTTCAGCGACGAGGTTCTCCAGGCGGCATTCAAC AGTCGGCGGGAGGAGTTGGAGAGCATGCGAGGGCAGAGCAAGGGGGAGATATGGCAGGCGTCGGAGGAGCAGATCCGGGAGCTGAGCAGGTCGTGCTCCaggggaggacgcggcggcggcggctcaggtTCTTCCAAGGAGGAGGAGATCAAGCCGAGGAGCCTCCCCTCCCAGAAGCCCCTCTACTCGAACAAGCACGGCAGGATGCACATGATCACCGGCGACGAGTGCCGCCACCTCCGCGACCTCGACATGGAAGTCGGCATCGCCAACATCACCCGC GGGTCGATGTTGGCGCCGAGATACACCACCCGCGCGACCAAGATCGCCGTGGTCGTGGAGGGGAGCGGCTACTTCGAGATGGCATGCCCGCACAAGACCGACTCCAGCGGCCGGTCGGAGCGCCGGGAGCGCAGTGAGCACggcagagaggaggaggaggagcaggagcaggagcagaagAAATCGAGAGGCTATAGGCAGGTGAGGGCCCAGATCAAGGAGGGGTCGGTGATCGTGCTCCCGGCCGGCCACCCGGCGACGTTCGTGGCCGGGAACGAGGGGAACCTGGCCGTGATCTGCTTCGGCGTGGGCTCCAGCAACGACGAGGAGGTGTTCCTGACGGGCGGGAACAGCCTGCTGAAGCAGCTGGACGCACCGGCCAAGACGATCCTGTTCGGCGAAcaggggagggaggcggcggacaGGGTCATCGGCGCACAGACGGAGTCCGTGTTCCTCCGCGGCCCGCAACAGCAGCACcagcacggcggcggcgtctccgacaTGTGA